The DNA segment CCCGCCCAAACCACTCGGTCAGTCCCCTCTCCCTCCGGGAGAGGGCTAGGGTGAGGGGCTTTTGATTTTCGATTGCTGGCCTGGTGGCGCACGCAATCCCTGTGGCAGCTTGCCTGCAAGCGATGGCGGCATGTCATTCAGCCTTTATTTCAACTGACACACTGCCATCGCCAGCAGGCTGGCTCCCACATTGGTTTTGCATCTTGCTCGAATCCGATCGAACTCACGGCAAATACCCCGGGTCAACCCGAGACACTTGCCTTGAAACGAAGGAGACCCTGCGATGAGCGACTATCCAAAACCACCCTTCCCCAAACAAGCCCAACCCGTGCCAGGCTCGCAGCGCAAGATGGAGCCGTATCCCGATTGCGGTGAGCAGAGTTATGTCGGTTCGGGCCGGCTGGCCGGCAAGATTGCGTTGATCACTGGCGCTGACAGCGGCATCGGTCGTGCGGTGGCGATTGCTTTCGCGCGTGAAGGCGCTGACGTGGCCGTGGCGTATCTGAATGAGCACGAGGACGCCAAGGAAACCGCGCGCTGGGTCGAGCAGGCCGGGCGTCAGTGTCTGTTGTTGCCGGGTGACATCGCCGAGAAAGCCCAGTGTCAGGCGCTGGTCGACAAGACTGTCGAGCGCTTTGGGCGTATCGATGTGCTGGTCAATAACGCTGCGTTCCAGATGACTCACGAGAATTTCGAAGAAATTCCCGACGAAGAATGGCTGATGACCTTCGATGTGAACATCACTGCGATGTTCCGCATCTGTCAGGCGGCGATCAAACACATGCGCCCCGGTTCGTCGATCATCAACACCAGTTCGGTCAATTCGGACATGCCAAAACCGACCCTGCTCGCCTACGCTACCACCAAAGGGGCGATTGCCAACTTCACCGGTGGCCTGGCGCAGATGCTTGGGCCGAAGGAGATCCGCGTCAACAGCGTCGCGCCGGGGCCGATCTGGACGCCGCTGATTGTCTCGACCATGCCCGACGAAGAAGTGCAGAACTTCGGTGGCAGCACGCCGCTTGGTCGCCCCGGTCAACCGGTGGAAGTTGCGCCGATCTATGTGCTGCTGGCCTCGGATGAAGCCAGTTACATCACCGGTCAGCGCTACGGCGTGACCGGTGGCAAACCGATGCTTTGACCGCCCGCGAGAAAAACTGAACCCAGCGGCGTGGCGTGCCTCCATACCTTTAGAGCCCGACGGGCCAACAGGATCTGGAGGTCGTCATGTCCGCACCTATCGTCAAGCTGTTCACCCGACCCAACTTCGCCTGGACCGATATCCGCCGCGAAGAGGAAGCCCACCCCCGACACTACCTCGCGCACCTGCTGGTGCTGGCGCTGATTCCGGCCGTGTGTCTGTTCATCGGCACCACCTACGTCGGATGGAGCCTGGCGGTCGGCGAGAACGTGCGACTGAGCACGGCCAGCGCCTTGCAGCTGTGCGTCCTGCTATACGTGACCATCGTTTTCGGCGTGGCGATCATGGGCGGTTTCATTCGCTGGATGTCGCGCACCTTTGACGCGCGGCCGACGCTCAATCAATGCATCGGTTTTGCCGCTTACACCGTGACGCCGTTTTTCGTCGCCGGCATTGCCGGGCTTTACCCCAGCCGCTGGCTGGCGATTCTGGTGCTCGGTGCTGCATCGATTTATTCGACGTTTCTGTTGTTTGTCGGGCTGCCGACGTTCATGCACGAGCGCAAGGAACAAGGCCTGCTCTACTCCGCTTCCGTGTGGGGCGTCGGCCTGTTGGTGCTGGTGACCCTGCTGGTGTCGATGATTCTGCTGTGGTTCAACGTGCTCATTCCCGAGTACCTGCGCACGACCGCAGGTTGAGTCGATGAGTGTGTATACATTGATAATTGATGGCGGCCGTTCGTGAGTTTCACGGTGTGGGTCGCGGTGCTCGGCACCGTGTTGCTGACCCTGGCGCTGACCGCGTCGTACTTGCGCTGGATGCCGGTGACCACGTCGGCCGTGTGTTTGCTGCTGGGCATCGCCATCGGCCCGAGCGGCCTGAACCTTTTGAAACTGTCGCTGGAAAACGCCTCGCTGTGGATGGAGCACCTGACCGAAGTGGCGGTGCTGTTTTCCCTGTTCGTCTGCGGCCTGAAGTTGCGTTTACCGCTGACGGATAAACGCTGGCGCATCGCGTTT comes from the Pseudomonas granadensis genome and includes:
- a CDS encoding Yip1 family protein; translated protein: MSAPIVKLFTRPNFAWTDIRREEEAHPRHYLAHLLVLALIPAVCLFIGTTYVGWSLAVGENVRLSTASALQLCVLLYVTIVFGVAIMGGFIRWMSRTFDARPTLNQCIGFAAYTVTPFFVAGIAGLYPSRWLAILVLGAASIYSTFLLFVGLPTFMHERKEQGLLYSASVWGVGLLVLVTLLVSMILLWFNVLIPEYLRTTAG
- a CDS encoding SDR family oxidoreductase, whose protein sequence is MSDYPKPPFPKQAQPVPGSQRKMEPYPDCGEQSYVGSGRLAGKIALITGADSGIGRAVAIAFAREGADVAVAYLNEHEDAKETARWVEQAGRQCLLLPGDIAEKAQCQALVDKTVERFGRIDVLVNNAAFQMTHENFEEIPDEEWLMTFDVNITAMFRICQAAIKHMRPGSSIINTSSVNSDMPKPTLLAYATTKGAIANFTGGLAQMLGPKEIRVNSVAPGPIWTPLIVSTMPDEEVQNFGGSTPLGRPGQPVEVAPIYVLLASDEASYITGQRYGVTGGKPML